A region of Halalkaliarchaeum desulfuricum DNA encodes the following proteins:
- a CDS encoding type II glyceraldehyde-3-phosphate dehydrogenase — MIRVGINGYGTIGKRVADAVTAQPDMELVGVAKTRPNFEADTAARKGYPLYAAIPDRAGAFDAAGIRIAGEVTELVGASDVIVDTCPSGIGAQNRAMYEAYQTPAIFQGGEDADVADGSFVARANYDSVRDLEYVRVVSCNTTGLSRLLAPLREEYGVRKARATLVRRGGDPGQSDRGPINDILPDPVEIPSHHGPDVKTIFPELDIDTMGMKVPATMMHMHGVNVTLESEPTAEEVRELLEAESRLFLIPEEADIDGAGKLKEYALDAGRPRGDLWENCIWGRSISVERGDLYLFQAIHQESDVVPENVDAIRALCSDVDADESIARTDESMGVGFESRF; from the coding sequence ATGATACGTGTGGGCATAAACGGGTACGGCACCATCGGCAAGCGCGTCGCCGACGCGGTGACGGCCCAGCCCGACATGGAACTCGTGGGCGTCGCGAAAACCCGGCCGAACTTCGAGGCCGACACGGCGGCGCGGAAAGGGTATCCGCTGTATGCGGCAATCCCGGATCGGGCGGGCGCGTTCGACGCTGCCGGAATCCGCATCGCCGGCGAGGTGACCGAACTGGTCGGCGCGAGCGACGTCATCGTCGACACGTGCCCCTCCGGGATCGGTGCACAAAACCGGGCGATGTACGAGGCGTATCAGACGCCGGCCATCTTTCAGGGCGGGGAGGACGCCGACGTCGCCGACGGGAGCTTCGTCGCCCGGGCCAACTACGACTCCGTCCGCGACCTCGAGTACGTCCGCGTGGTTTCGTGTAACACGACAGGGCTCTCGCGGCTGCTTGCCCCTCTCCGAGAGGAGTACGGCGTCCGGAAGGCGCGGGCGACGCTGGTCCGCCGGGGTGGCGATCCGGGCCAATCCGACCGGGGACCGATAAACGATATCCTCCCTGATCCCGTCGAGATCCCGTCCCACCACGGCCCGGACGTGAAGACGATCTTCCCGGAACTGGACATCGACACGATGGGAATGAAGGTACCCGCGACGATGATGCACATGCACGGCGTGAACGTCACTCTCGAATCCGAACCCACCGCCGAGGAGGTCCGGGAACTGCTCGAGGCGGAGTCCCGGCTGTTTTTGATCCCGGAGGAGGCGGACATCGACGGCGCCGGCAAACTCAAGGAGTACGCCCTCGACGCCGGTCGTCCGCGGGGTGATCTGTGGGAGAACTGCATCTGGGGTCGCTCGATATCGGTGGAAAGGGGGGATCTGTATCTTTTCCAGGCGATCCATCAGGAGAGCGACGTCGTCCCCGAGAACGTCGACGCGATCCGGGCGCTGTGTTCGGACGTCGACGCCGACGAGAGCATCGCCAGAACCGACGAGTCGATGGGCGTCGGATTCGAGAGCCGGTTCTAG
- the sucC gene encoding ADP-forming succinate--CoA ligase subunit beta: MKLHEHQAKQIFADAGIPVPESRLASSVSEVLDAVDEIGFPAAIKAQVHVGGRGKAGGIKIAGDREEAETYAEEILGMDLKGYTVEKVLVEAGVDFVDELYVGVTMDRGEGRPVAMVSTEGGVDIEQVAEETPEAIAREHVDPSFGMQPYQARKAVYDADVPREFARDVSGILSTLYDLFDERDASEIEVNPVMITSDDEVVAADAVMNIDEDALFRQPELAELEDEAYEDDLERKAGEYDLDYVRLSGNVGIIGNGAGLVMTTLDLVDYYGGEPANFLDIGGGAKAERVRNALDLVFSDPNVESVVFNIFGGITRGDEVARGINEALSAFETVPKPVVVRLAGTNAEEGMEILDTDLVDVEPTLEEAVQRAIANTEEVTEE; this comes from the coding sequence ATGAAACTGCATGAACATCAGGCGAAGCAAATCTTCGCGGACGCCGGAATCCCGGTACCGGAGTCGCGACTGGCCTCGAGCGTGTCGGAGGTCCTGGACGCGGTCGACGAGATCGGCTTCCCGGCGGCGATCAAGGCCCAGGTTCACGTCGGCGGGCGGGGGAAAGCCGGCGGGATCAAGATCGCGGGGGACCGCGAGGAGGCGGAGACGTACGCCGAGGAGATCCTCGGGATGGATCTCAAGGGGTACACCGTCGAGAAAGTGCTCGTCGAGGCGGGCGTCGACTTCGTCGACGAACTGTACGTCGGCGTCACGATGGACCGCGGCGAGGGCCGCCCGGTCGCGATGGTCTCCACCGAGGGGGGCGTCGACATCGAACAGGTCGCCGAGGAAACGCCCGAGGCGATCGCCCGCGAGCACGTCGATCCCTCCTTCGGCATGCAACCCTACCAGGCTCGCAAGGCCGTCTACGACGCGGACGTTCCCCGGGAATTCGCGCGGGACGTCTCCGGAATCCTTTCGACGCTGTATGATCTCTTCGACGAACGCGACGCCTCCGAGATCGAGGTCAACCCCGTGATGATCACGAGCGACGACGAGGTCGTCGCCGCAGACGCCGTGATGAACATCGACGAGGACGCGCTGTTCCGCCAGCCCGAACTCGCCGAACTCGAGGACGAAGCCTACGAGGACGACCTCGAGCGAAAGGCCGGCGAGTACGACCTCGATTACGTCCGGCTCTCGGGCAACGTCGGCATCATCGGCAACGGCGCGGGTCTGGTGATGACGACGCTGGATCTGGTGGACTACTACGGCGGCGAGCCCGCGAACTTCCTTGATATCGGTGGCGGCGCGAAGGCCGAACGCGTCAGGAACGCGCTGGATCTGGTGTTTTCTGACCCGAACGTCGAGTCGGTCGTGTTCAACATCTTTGGCGGGATCACCCGCGGCGACGAGGTCGCCCGCGGTATCAACGAGGCGCTGTCGGCGTTCGAGACGGTGCCCAAGCCGGTCGTCGTTCGACTGGCCGGCACGAACGCCGAGGAGGGGATGGAGATCCTCGATACGGATCTCGTCGACGTCGAACCGACGCTGGAGGAAGCCGTCCAGCGTGCGATCGCGAACACCGAGGAGGTGACTGAAGAATGA
- a CDS encoding aminopeptidase — translation MVERLREPAETAVLQCLSLETGESCAVVTDEKRRPIGEALYEVAREVTDEAVLLEYPSGEQHGGEPPAPVAAAMKGADAFLAPTTKSLSHTRARGDACEAGARGATLPGITEEVFVAGLDADYDAIAEACKAVHDRVAGADKVRITSPQGTDLTVEPGDREWLSDTGQIQEPGAFSNLPAGEVFVSPETAEGRYVVDGTMMPHGLLDGRTLEFEVEDGFVTSVSNGEIRTQLETAAESVGRDAYNLAELGIGTNVGVTELVGSVLLDEKAGGTVHLAIGDDAGIGGDIDAPLHLDGILREPTVYADGEEVDLPTSAD, via the coding sequence ATGGTCGAACGACTACGGGAACCCGCCGAGACTGCGGTGCTGCAGTGTTTGTCGCTCGAAACTGGGGAGTCGTGTGCGGTCGTCACCGACGAGAAGCGCCGGCCGATCGGCGAGGCGCTGTACGAGGTGGCACGCGAGGTCACCGACGAGGCAGTACTGCTGGAGTATCCGTCGGGGGAGCAACACGGGGGAGAACCGCCCGCACCAGTCGCAGCCGCGATGAAAGGCGCCGACGCGTTCCTCGCACCGACAACGAAAAGTCTGAGCCACACCAGAGCCCGCGGCGACGCCTGCGAGGCCGGCGCCCGCGGGGCGACGCTGCCGGGGATCACCGAGGAAGTGTTCGTCGCCGGGCTCGACGCCGACTACGACGCGATCGCGGAGGCCTGCAAAGCGGTCCACGATCGGGTCGCAGGCGCCGACAAGGTCCGGATCACCTCCCCACAGGGGACCGACCTCACCGTCGAACCGGGCGACCGGGAGTGGCTCTCGGACACCGGACAGATACAGGAACCGGGCGCGTTCTCGAATCTCCCCGCCGGCGAGGTGTTCGTCTCGCCGGAAACAGCGGAGGGACGGTACGTCGTCGACGGCACGATGATGCCACACGGGTTACTCGACGGACGAACCCTCGAGTTCGAAGTCGAGGACGGGTTCGTCACGTCGGTCTCGAACGGCGAGATCAGAACGCAGCTCGAAACCGCCGCGGAGTCGGTCGGCCGGGACGCGTACAACCTCGCGGAACTCGGGATCGGAACCAACGTCGGCGTGACCGAACTGGTTGGGTCGGTGCTGCTCGACGAGAAGGCGGGCGGGACGGTACATCTCGCGATCGGCGACGACGCCGGGATCGGCGGCGACATCGACGCCCCGCTCCATCTGGATGGAATCCTCCGGGAGCCGACGGTGTACGCCGACGGCGAGGAGGTCGACTTGCCGACATCCGCGGACTGA
- a CDS encoding acetyl-CoA synthetase, producing MDAPRDAGGDGHATDDRHATDDRHATDDRHATDDRHATVVGDLLSRDRRSSDPALYDGDSDREFSYRDLITTAYRTCNVLRYLGTRGGSRVEIEPELAPKPLFTFFGAALLGAPVSFAPQTAPGPDDAPAATIVPVQREGEFDLPPGSNLAVYGGEPEDPRTTHWEKEAWSENPGVPPYEVAPGDVLLEVAGGVRGTGSDITHEAALGAATAAGGEMELADEDRIAVYGSPADPRTLAAGVLAPIIAGATVVLPAEGDHRLADVTVAVVNAQATAGDVATFDVERVELS from the coding sequence ATGGATGCACCTCGCGACGCGGGGGGCGACGGACACGCGACCGACGACCGACACGCGACCGACGACCGACACGCGACCGACGACCGACACGCGACCGACGACCGACACGCGACAGTGGTCGGCGACCTGCTCTCGCGGGATCGACGGAGCTCCGATCCCGCACTCTACGACGGCGACTCGGACCGCGAGTTCAGCTATCGTGACCTCATCACGACCGCCTACAGGACGTGTAACGTCCTCAGATATCTCGGGACGAGAGGGGGATCCCGGGTCGAAATCGAACCGGAACTCGCCCCCAAACCTCTCTTTACCTTCTTCGGTGCCGCATTGCTGGGGGCGCCGGTGTCGTTTGCACCGCAAACTGCCCCGGGGCCGGATGACGCTCCCGCAGCCACGATCGTTCCCGTCCAGCGTGAAGGGGAGTTCGACCTCCCGCCCGGAAGCAACCTCGCAGTGTACGGTGGCGAGCCCGAAGACCCCCGGACCACCCACTGGGAAAAGGAAGCATGGAGCGAGAATCCCGGTGTGCCGCCGTACGAGGTCGCCCCCGGCGACGTGTTGCTCGAAGTCGCCGGCGGCGTTCGCGGGACGGGATCGGACATCACTCACGAAGCCGCCCTCGGGGCGGCAACCGCTGCCGGGGGAGAAATGGAACTCGCCGACGAGGATCGAATCGCAGTCTACGGTTCTCCGGCGGATCCACGGACGCTTGCGGCGGGGGTACTCGCACCAATCATCGCCGGAGCGACGGTGGTGCTCCCCGCCGAGGGAGATCACAGGCTGGCCGACGTGACAGTGGCCGTCGTGAACGCGCAAGCTACTGCCGGCGATGTCGCCACCTTCGACGTGGAGCGCGTCGAACTGTCCTGA
- a CDS encoding ArsR/SmtB family transcription factor, producing MDSAVLLDLLGNENRRRILRLLSQKPCYVTEISEYLGVSPKAVIDHLRKLEEAGLIESVTDQKRRKYFHISRGVRLEVSLSPYNFEAKSAYPASLDLDMNGRCPHVSVELPETDGPADVEELAAEYEELRELTRELSIAQRWVHGRMTEVLDQFSDYLGTEADSRFYADVLAAVAVTDGTPDAVANEMNARRETVEEALVVLGDRGLLARRGNRFELP from the coding sequence ATGGACTCCGCGGTACTCCTGGATCTCCTCGGCAACGAGAACCGCCGACGGATCCTCCGTCTCCTCTCGCAGAAACCCTGTTACGTCACGGAGATCAGCGAGTATCTCGGCGTCAGCCCGAAAGCGGTGATCGATCACCTCCGGAAGCTGGAGGAAGCCGGACTCATCGAGTCGGTCACCGACCAGAAGCGACGAAAGTACTTTCACATCTCCCGTGGTGTGAGGCTCGAAGTGAGTCTCTCCCCGTACAACTTCGAGGCGAAAAGCGCCTACCCGGCAAGCCTCGATCTCGACATGAACGGTAGATGTCCCCACGTGTCGGTCGAACTCCCGGAGACCGACGGCCCCGCCGACGTCGAGGAACTGGCCGCCGAGTACGAGGAACTCCGGGAACTCACCCGGGAACTGTCCATCGCACAGCGGTGGGTCCACGGCCGGATGACGGAGGTTCTCGACCAGTTCAGCGACTATCTCGGTACCGAGGCGGACTCCCGGTTCTACGCGGACGTCCTCGCGGCGGTCGCGGTGACCGACGGGACGCCGGATGCGGTCGCAAACGAGATGAACGCCAGACGGGAGACGGTCGAGGAGGCGCTCGTCGTGCTCGGAGATCGTGGCCTGCTCGCCCGTCGCGGAAACCGGTTCGAGCTTCCGTAA
- a CDS encoding Mrp/NBP35 family ATP-binding protein, which yields MDESEVRELLADVEDPDLGDDIVSLGLVNAIEIEDETVRVSLALGAPFAPHESQIADDVREVLSAEGFEVDISAAVPSQLSEEEQVLPNIQNIIAVASGKGGVGKSTVSVNIAAGLSQLGARVGLFDTDVYGPNVPRMLDADQHAQATERETILPPEKHGMKLMSMGFLVGEEEPVIWRGAMVHKVLTQLIEDVEWGELDYLVLDMPPGTGDTQLTILQTLPLTGAVIVTTPQGVAVDDARKGLRMFGEHGTNVLGITENMSGFRCPDCGSFHDIFGSGGGEEFAAENNLPFLGGIPLDPDVRTGGDEGKPVVMDDDSETGEAFRTLTENVANNIGIVRRRDASQQNS from the coding sequence ATGGACGAATCGGAAGTACGCGAGTTGCTCGCCGACGTCGAGGACCCGGATCTCGGGGACGACATCGTCTCCCTGGGGCTCGTGAACGCCATCGAGATCGAGGACGAAACGGTCCGCGTCTCGCTGGCCCTCGGGGCGCCGTTCGCCCCACACGAGAGTCAGATCGCAGACGACGTGCGTGAAGTGCTCTCGGCGGAGGGATTCGAGGTCGACATCTCCGCGGCGGTTCCCTCACAGCTGTCAGAGGAAGAGCAGGTATTGCCGAACATACAGAACATCATCGCCGTCGCCTCCGGGAAGGGCGGCGTCGGGAAGTCGACGGTTTCGGTCAACATCGCGGCCGGCCTCTCCCAGCTCGGCGCCCGGGTCGGGCTGTTCGACACCGACGTGTACGGGCCGAACGTCCCGCGGATGCTCGACGCCGACCAGCACGCCCAGGCGACAGAACGGGAGACGATCCTCCCGCCGGAGAAACACGGAATGAAGCTGATGAGCATGGGATTCCTCGTCGGCGAGGAGGAGCCGGTGATCTGGCGGGGCGCGATGGTCCACAAGGTGCTCACCCAGCTGATCGAGGACGTCGAGTGGGGCGAACTCGACTACCTCGTGCTCGACATGCCGCCGGGCACCGGCGACACCCAGCTCACCATCCTCCAGACGCTGCCGCTGACCGGCGCCGTCATCGTCACCACCCCACAGGGCGTCGCGGTCGACGACGCACGCAAGGGACTGCGGATGTTCGGCGAACACGGCACCAACGTCTTGGGGATCACCGAGAACATGTCCGGCTTCCGGTGTCCCGACTGCGGCAGCTTCCACGACATCTTCGGCTCGGGCGGCGGCGAGGAGTTCGCCGCGGAGAACAATCTGCCGTTCCTCGGCGGGATCCCGCTGGACCCCGACGTTCGAACCGGTGGGGACGAGGGGAAGCCGGTCGTGATGGACGACGACAGCGAGACCGGCGAGGCGTTCCGCACGCTCACGGAGAACGTTGCAAACAACATCGGCATCGTTCGGCGTCGCGACGCCAGCCAGCAGAACTCCTGA
- a CDS encoding DUF7501 family protein, producing the protein MATKTTHPPPAPDWTGLMQCPFCEAALENPGAGFMAHLRENSTCERGFERWRDNVAGDMRGEWGG; encoded by the coding sequence ATGGCAACGAAGACCACACATCCGCCCCCGGCGCCCGACTGGACCGGCCTCATGCAGTGTCCGTTCTGCGAGGCGGCCCTCGAGAATCCGGGAGCGGGATTCATGGCTCACCTGCGGGAGAATTCGACCTGCGAACGGGGGTTCGAACGGTGGCGGGATAACGTCGCCGGCGACATGCGCGGGGAGTGGGGTGGTTGA
- the sucD gene encoding succinate--CoA ligase subunit alpha, whose product MSIFVDDDTRVVVQGITGGEGRFHAEQMIDYGTNVVAGAVPGKGGESVQDVPVYDTVDRAVEAEDANASVVFVPPAFAADAIFEALDTDLDLVVAITEGIPTQDMARVKKRLSEVDTRLIGPNCPGIITPGEAKLGILPGNIFAAGNVGLVSRSGTLTYQVVDNLTQRGIGQTTAVGIGGDPIIGTSFVDALEAFEDDTGTDAVVMCGEIGGEDEERAASFISEYMDTPVAGFIAGRTAPPGKRMGHAGAIVSGSGTGTAESKIEALNEAGVPVGDTPEEVADHVENFF is encoded by the coding sequence ATGAGCATCTTCGTCGACGACGACACGCGAGTGGTGGTACAGGGCATCACCGGCGGCGAGGGGCGGTTCCACGCCGAACAGATGATCGACTACGGGACGAACGTCGTGGCCGGTGCCGTCCCCGGTAAGGGCGGCGAGTCGGTCCAGGACGTTCCCGTCTACGACACGGTCGATCGGGCCGTCGAGGCCGAGGACGCGAACGCCTCGGTCGTGTTCGTTCCGCCGGCGTTCGCGGCAGACGCGATCTTCGAGGCGCTGGATACGGATCTGGATCTGGTCGTCGCCATCACCGAGGGGATCCCGACCCAGGACATGGCGCGGGTGAAAAAACGCCTCTCTGAAGTCGATACCCGGCTCATCGGGCCGAACTGTCCGGGGATCATCACGCCCGGCGAGGCCAAACTCGGTATCCTGCCGGGCAACATCTTCGCGGCGGGCAACGTCGGGCTCGTCTCCCGGTCGGGGACGCTCACCTACCAGGTGGTGGACAACCTCACCCAGCGGGGGATCGGGCAGACGACCGCCGTCGGCATCGGCGGCGACCCGATCATCGGGACATCGTTCGTCGACGCCCTCGAAGCCTTCGAGGACGACACCGGAACCGACGCCGTCGTCATGTGCGGCGAGATCGGCGGCGAGGACGAGGAACGCGCGGCGTCGTTCATCTCCGAGTACATGGACACCCCGGTCGCGGGCTTCATCGCCGGTCGGACAGCCCCGCCGGGCAAGCGGATGGGTCACGCCGGCGCCATCGTCTCCGGCAGCGGCACCGGCACCGCCGAATCCAAGATCGAGGCGCTCAACGAGGCGGGCGTCCCCGTCGGGGACACGCCCGAAGAAGTCGCCGATCACGTCGAGAACTTCTTCTAG
- a CDS encoding carotenoid oxygenase family protein, producing the protein MESKHAVGLYDLDREFGETALGVEGELPDWLAGTLLCNGPGRFTIADGRSVNHWFDGLALVRRFRLDGGSNYVSFAARFLRSEEYESVDAEGRLARDQFGTDPYADVFERLGRVLSPAPTDNASIGFEVVDGSIRAVTETPRGVVVDPETLDSGPTVDRVVDSEATMLLAHTHRDHRRGEAIAVGTRLGWTSEYLLCRRELGASRFETFGRLERERPAYLHSFGLTDGHVVVLESPFRIEPLDLLDEGPISAAFEWTDHDARLLVFGRESGEHVATATIDPCFTFHHVNAFERSADDGGHGENPGTDLVVDLIAYDDAEIVRSLSLSTLRDPDATLPGGQLRRHELQVPATQNGVAELEATTETLYDDPVEFPTVNYGRVNGRPYRYVYTVGNGESPVRTLPDRLCKIDLDGNTTGVWRESDCFPGEPLFVPRTLENGEADEVTGDSADEDDGAVLSIVLDTDHPAPVDESGARSFLLVLDAGSFAELARAPLPCVLPFGFHGQFFGQQFFENGGEFVRSMA; encoded by the coding sequence ATGGAGTCGAAACACGCCGTCGGGCTCTATGATCTCGATCGCGAGTTCGGCGAGACGGCGCTCGGCGTCGAGGGGGAGCTTCCAGACTGGCTGGCGGGGACGCTGCTGTGCAACGGTCCGGGTCGGTTCACGATCGCGGACGGTCGCTCGGTGAACCACTGGTTCGACGGGCTCGCGCTGGTGCGCCGGTTCCGGCTCGACGGTGGGTCGAACTACGTCTCCTTTGCCGCGCGGTTCCTCAGATCAGAAGAGTACGAGTCGGTCGACGCGGAGGGGCGACTCGCGCGCGACCAGTTCGGTACTGACCCGTACGCCGACGTCTTCGAGCGGCTGGGCCGGGTGCTCTCGCCCGCGCCGACCGACAACGCCTCGATCGGTTTCGAGGTCGTCGACGGGTCGATCCGTGCGGTGACCGAGACGCCGCGTGGGGTCGTCGTCGATCCGGAGACGCTCGATTCGGGGCCGACGGTCGATCGGGTGGTCGACTCCGAGGCCACGATGCTGCTCGCGCACACCCATCGGGATCACCGACGCGGCGAGGCGATCGCGGTCGGCACCAGGCTGGGGTGGACCAGCGAGTATCTGCTCTGTCGTCGCGAACTCGGGGCGTCGAGGTTCGAGACGTTCGGACGCCTCGAACGCGAGCGACCCGCCTACCTCCACTCGTTCGGCCTGACGGACGGCCACGTAGTTGTCCTGGAGTCGCCGTTCCGGATCGAACCGCTGGATCTCCTCGACGAAGGGCCGATCTCGGCGGCGTTCGAGTGGACCGACCACGACGCACGCCTGCTCGTGTTCGGCCGCGAGTCTGGCGAGCACGTCGCGACTGCGACCATCGATCCGTGTTTCACGTTCCACCACGTCAACGCGTTCGAGCGGTCGGCGGACGACGGCGGGCACGGGGAGAACCCCGGAACCGACCTCGTCGTCGATCTGATCGCGTACGACGACGCCGAGATCGTCCGGTCGCTCTCGCTTTCGACGCTCCGGGATCCGGACGCGACGCTGCCGGGCGGACAACTCCGGCGACACGAACTGCAGGTCCCGGCAACGCAAAACGGGGTCGCCGAACTCGAAGCGACGACCGAGACACTCTACGACGATCCAGTCGAGTTCCCGACCGTCAACTACGGCCGGGTTAACGGACGTCCCTACCGGTACGTATACACCGTCGGGAACGGCGAGTCGCCGGTTCGAACGCTCCCCGATCGGCTCTGCAAGATCGACCTCGACGGGAACACGACCGGGGTATGGCGGGAGAGCGACTGTTTCCCCGGCGAGCCTCTGTTCGTTCCTCGCACTCTCGAGAACGGGGAGGCAGACGAGGTGACGGGCGACAGCGCAGACGAGGACGACGGCGCCGTCCTCTCGATCGTTCTCGACACCGACCACCCCGCGCCCGTAGACGAGTCCGGAGCCCGGTCGTTCCTGCTCGTACTGGACGCCGGATCGTTCGCGGAGCTTGCCCGTGCGCCGCTACCCTGCGTGCTGCCGTTCGGCTTCCACGGACAGTTCTTCGGGCAACAGTTCTTCGAAAACGGCGGCGAATTCGTGCGGTCGATGGCGTGA
- a CDS encoding HVO_0476 family zinc finger protein has protein sequence MTDIEAGDRIPVACPSCSPGAEVVHEVLKPGGQVTVRCTECSHVHKEQIEIESDVERTVVVSQSGESFTTRIEASPSDNLSVGDEFVVDSEDALLTARITALEREDGDRLEEANVEDIETIWTRAVDNVSVSVTLHPGDGNRDQSRSLTINVPGDYELTVGESESFGDEQFEIEGIQIRSDADGYRFEKFDHEGDSVFAKDAKRVYARDETTDAWSAW, from the coding sequence ATGACTGATATCGAAGCCGGCGACCGGATCCCGGTCGCATGTCCCTCCTGTTCTCCCGGCGCCGAGGTGGTCCACGAGGTGCTCAAACCCGGCGGGCAGGTTACGGTTCGGTGTACCGAGTGTAGCCACGTCCACAAGGAACAGATAGAGATAGAATCCGACGTCGAACGAACCGTGGTCGTCTCCCAGTCGGGCGAATCGTTCACCACCAGGATCGAGGCGTCTCCCTCCGACAATCTGTCGGTCGGCGACGAGTTCGTCGTGGACAGCGAGGATGCGCTGTTGACCGCTCGAATCACCGCGCTCGAGCGCGAGGACGGCGACCGCCTGGAGGAAGCCAACGTCGAGGACATCGAAACGATCTGGACCCGCGCCGTCGACAACGTCTCGGTGAGCGTCACCCTCCATCCGGGCGACGGGAACCGCGATCAGAGCCGGAGCCTCACGATCAACGTCCCGGGGGATTACGAACTCACGGTCGGGGAGTCGGAATCGTTCGGCGACGAACAGTTCGAGATCGAAGGGATCCAGATCCGTTCGGACGCGGACGGGTACCGGTTCGAGAAATTCGACCACGAGGGCGACAGCGTGTTCGCAAAGGACGCAAAGCGCGTGTACGCACGCGATGAGACGACTGACGCCTGGTCCGCCTGGTAG
- a CDS encoding SRPBCC family protein, translating to MPTYRRETRIAAPLEAVWEFHSRSEGLDALTPDWMGMQVESVRGPNGERDPPVLEQGSQLRLSMRPFGVGPRLSFTARIIERHREEGRAWFRDDMVGGPFRKWEHTHSFFGDGDETVMVDTVEYELPGGRLNALSSPFASLGFEGMFRRRHAKTRELLAGADD from the coding sequence ATGCCCACCTACAGGCGCGAGACGCGGATCGCTGCCCCGCTGGAGGCCGTCTGGGAGTTTCACTCCAGATCCGAGGGACTCGACGCGCTGACGCCAGACTGGATGGGAATGCAGGTCGAGTCGGTTCGCGGTCCGAACGGCGAGCGGGATCCCCCTGTCCTCGAACAGGGGTCACAGCTCCGCCTCTCGATGCGTCCGTTCGGCGTCGGTCCCCGCCTTTCGTTTACCGCCCGGATCATCGAGCGCCATCGCGAGGAGGGCCGCGCGTGGTTCCGGGACGACATGGTCGGCGGGCCGTTCCGCAAGTGGGAGCACACCCACTCGTTTTTCGGCGACGGCGACGAAACGGTGATGGTCGACACTGTCGAGTACGAACTCCCGGGGGGACGACTGAACGCCCTCTCGTCGCCGTTCGCGTCACTCGGGTTCGAGGGCATGTTCCGCAGACGGCACGCGAAGACCCGGGAACTGCTCGCGGGCGCCGACGACTGA